The genomic segment GATGGATCGGCTTTAACAGGCTGGTGAAAATCTCTCCTCTTCCCCTGACTTTCTCATGCTCCCTGGATTTTTCGGCGCGGGAGAGACGCCGTGCGAGCTGATCTCGCGGGTGTTGCGGTGTCCGACGGCGCCCTTGGGGCACCTCTGGACGGATCTCGCCTATGCCCGGATCGTCTGCGGCTGCAGCAGGCTGAGCATGCGCACCAGGTTGTAGGCGGCAAAGGTCAGCAGCGCCTGTCCCTGGATGCGCTCGACGCCCTTGTGCCGGGTCTTGCGCAGCCCGCCGACGGTCTTGATCCAGCCAAAGGCTTCTTCGATGCGTTTGCGCCGGTTCAGGCTCAGGGCATAGGCCTTGCCACGGGCTGCGCGGCCGTCGACGGCACTGCCGGTCTTCTTGCGCGCGATGTGGGCCTTCAAGCCCTGCTTCTTGAGAAAACCGACGAAGGCCTCGGTGTCATAGCCCTTGTCTCCGGCCACCGTCGCACCGGACTTGCGAATGCTGCGCCGGATCATGCGCTCGGCGGCGACCCATTCGGCCCGTCCGTCGGCCTGGGTGGTCTCCACATCGACAATCAGGCCATTGCGGTGCTCGGAAAGTGCATGCGTCAGATAGCGCAGCTTGGCTTCCGCGTAGGTGCCCTTCTTGTAGAGCCGGGATTCCGGATCGGTGGTGCTTTGATGGGTGGCGTTGCTGCGCGACTCTCCCGAAAAGTCCACCTCGGGGTTGCGGCCACCGCCTCCGCCACGGGGGCCGCCGCCGTCCTTGCGCACGAAGCTCTTGTGGCCGGCCCAAGCTTCAATCATCGAACCGTCGACGCTGAAATGTTCGTCGGAGGTCAACTGCTGCCATTCGGCCAGATAGAGCACCCGCTGGAAGAAAGCGCGCGCCATCTGGGTCGACAACAGCCGGTCGCGGTTGGCGCTGAAAACGGTGCGATCCCACACCGCGTCGTCCATCTGCAGCCCGACAAACCACCGAAACAGCAGGTTGTAGTCCAGCTGCTCGATCAGCAGCCGCTCGCTGCGGACGGTGTAGAGAATCTGCAGCAGCAGTGCCCGCAGCAGCCGCTCGGGTGGAATCGACGGGCGCCCGGTGTGCGAGTAGACCGCCTCAAACTCGGCATCCATGCTCGCGAGCAAGCCATCCACCAGGGGCCGCAGCCGCCGCAGCGGATGATCCTCCGGCACCCGGCGTTCCAGAGTGATGTAGCTGAACATCGCGAACTGTCCCGTGTCGGTTCCGCGCATCGATCCGCCCAAAGTCACCGCTCCTGCGGCACCCTTCAACAAGCAATAATCGTGTCAAATCAGAGGGCTGGGGCTTTTTCACCAGCCTGCTAAGTGCAAACCCCTGAAGTCGGGTCGGTCTGGTCATGGGCAGATCGGGCTTCGGGGCGTTGGCCTTGCGCTTAAACAACCGACCGTTCAATATACTGTCCGGTGAATCTGGGCTGAACGCTTGACATTTGAGTCACGTCGCCCAAGGGGGGCAATCGCCCTGCTATTTGTGTCAACCGCCCTAGCCGCCAAAGAGCCGGTCGGGCGTGCCGGGAACCTGGAGACTCCCTCCCCGTCGGCGTGGCGATGCGCCGCCGGGGCTCCGTTGCATCGCCCATTTTTAATCGTATGACAGGGAGCCATTAGATGAAGGTATTCGGCATGCGAACCCCTCGGTTTGCAAAGCAGCTTGTTGTTGTGTGTCTGACGGCCAGCGCGTCATGGACGGCGCAGGCGGTCAGCTTCAACTTCGATGTGCTGGGCAACAATGTCGATGCGGTGCTCAATAACACCGGCACCTTCGGCTACGCGTTTCGCCTGCAAGACCGCGCCGCGAACCTGGTGGGCAAATCCAATCTGGACCCCGACGTTTGCAGCGGCGCCTTCCAAAGCTGCCAGGGATTGTTTCGCGACCAGACGCACCCGTCCGAAAAGCTCCGCGATGCGCCGGGCATGGCATCGACGAACTTCGATGACGGCAACCTCAACTATGACCGCGGCGACGTGGTGCAGGCGCCCTTCAAGGTCACCCAGGATTTCCGTTTTCTGTTTGGCCAATACGGCATCTTCCTGCGCGGCATCGGCATTTACGATTACGTCAACCACAGTGGCTTCAATCAAAACCGCCCCAACGTCATCACCGCTGAGAACGCAGGGCGGGTGGGCATTACCGGCGACACGCAAGTTTCCAACCGCTTCTTCAACCGTGTGTATGGACCGGGCGAGCGGCTCACCAACCAGCGCGCGGCCGATGAAGCCGACGAACTGGGCCTGCGCTACGACCTGCTCGACGCCAACTTCTTCGGCTCCATCCCCTATGCCGGTGGTGAGCGCGACCTGACCTTTCGCGTGGGGCGGCAAACCGTCAACTGGGGCCAATCCACCGTTGCCGTGGTCAACAGCCTTAACCAGGCCCAGCCGATCAACGCCAACGCTTTCAACCGGCTCGGCTTTGGCTTACTGGAAGAACTGTTCGTGCCGGTGGGGATGCTTCGCGCCAGCACCGAAATCGCCACCGGCCTCACCGTGGAAGTGTTCTACCAGTACGAATGGGACCCTGTAGAGATTCCAACCGCAGGTAGCTTCATGTCGTTCGTCGATATCGGCACCGACAACCAACGTAATGGCGTCAGCGCAGCCTTTGGCGGCTCGGCCGATGACCCCGACATGGTGGGCATGCCGCTGAACAATCCGCTGGCGCTCATCACCCCCACCTCGCTCACAATCGCCCGCAACCCCGACCGTGACGCCCGCGACCAGGGGCAGTACGGCGTGTCGCTAAAGTTTTATTCCGACAACATTAACAACGGTACCGAGTTCGGCTTTTACGGCATGAACTACCACTCCAAGCTGCCGTATGTGAGCTTTTATTCCACCGACGCCAGCTGCGCCCGCCGCGAAGGCAACGCCGGCGGCGTTGACGCCCGCAACACGCTGCAGTTTCTGGAGGCCTGCCCCAACCTGCCGCTGACCACCCCTTCAGCCTCCAGCCAGTTGTCGCTCGACACGGCTGCCTTGCTGGTGCAGCGCCCCGGCGTGCTGACCGAACTGGGCCTGCTGGATGGCGGCAATCCGCTGGCGCTGCTCAACCTGCTGCTACCGCGTCCGAACCTGCCCAACAGTGACGCAGTGCCGTTCGACACCGCCCGCCTGCAGATTGAGTACCCCGAAGATCTGCAGGTGTATGGCCTCGACTTCACCACCACCTTCGGCAACTACTCATTTCAAGGCGAGGTGTCCTACCGCCCCAACCTGCCGCTGCAGGTGGCGTTGATTGACCTGGCGTTCGCCTCGTTCGGGCCGACCCTGACCCGCTGCCACGATCAGGCCCTGGATTGCGGCGGCACCGGCGCCGGCCTGGGCTTTGATGCCGACGGCAATTTCATCGTCTACGACGACAACGACTTCGTCGATGGCACCGGCAACAACCCCTACAACGACACGCTGAATTTGATCGTGGGTGCCGCGCCCGGCTCGGCGCGTTCGTTCCCGAATTTCATCATGCCGTACCGCGGTGTGGCGGTCGGTGAGACGCCGCCCAACAGCTACATTCGCGGCTACATTCCCGGCAAGGTGGCACAGTACAACCTGGGCGCGACCCGCGTCTTGAGCGGCACCGAAAACTGGATCGGCGCCGACCAGATCATTCTCATCTACGAGTTGGCCGCCACCCACGTGCTCAACATGCCCGACTTCGATGAGTTACAGATCGAAGGTCCACTCACCGCCACCACCCACGCCAGCGCCGGCGCAGAAGGCAGTGGCGCTGATGGCTCGCGCCTGGCCTGCTCTACCAACCCAAGCTGCTCGGTAGGCCCCGACGGGCTGCGCTTCAACCCCTTCCAGGCGCCGCGAAGCGCGTTTGCCGATGCCTTCTCCTGGGGCTATCGCATCGTCGGTCGAATCAGCTACGAGTCGGTATTGCCGGGCATCAGCATCCAACCCCTGTTCATCCTCGCGCACGACCTACAGGGCAACGCACCGGGGCCGGCAGGCAACTTCGTGGAAGGCCGGAAAACCCTGAACTTTCTGCTGGAAACCCGTTACGAAAAATCCTTCTCGTTCACCATTTCGTACAACACCTTCAGCGGCGCCGGGGCCAACAACACCTATCGCGACCGCGATAATTTGGGGTTCTTCTTCAAGTACCAGTTCTGAGAGCTTAAAAAACTTCCGACTACGCTCGGA from the Polycyclovorans algicola TG408 genome contains:
- a CDS encoding IS5 family transposase, producing the protein MRGTDTGQFAMFSYITLERRVPEDHPLRRLRPLVDGLLASMDAEFEAVYSHTGRPSIPPERLLRALLLQILYTVRSERLLIEQLDYNLLFRWFVGLQMDDAVWDRTVFSANRDRLLSTQMARAFFQRVLYLAEWQQLTSDEHFSVDGSMIEAWAGHKSFVRKDGGGPRGGGGGRNPEVDFSGESRSNATHQSTTDPESRLYKKGTYAEAKLRYLTHALSEHRNGLIVDVETTQADGRAEWVAAERMIRRSIRKSGATVAGDKGYDTEAFVGFLKKQGLKAHIARKKTGSAVDGRAARGKAYALSLNRRKRIEEAFGWIKTVGGLRKTRHKGVERIQGQALLTFAAYNLVRMLSLLQPQTIRA
- a CDS encoding DUF1302 domain-containing protein yields the protein MCLTASASWTAQAVSFNFDVLGNNVDAVLNNTGTFGYAFRLQDRAANLVGKSNLDPDVCSGAFQSCQGLFRDQTHPSEKLRDAPGMASTNFDDGNLNYDRGDVVQAPFKVTQDFRFLFGQYGIFLRGIGIYDYVNHSGFNQNRPNVITAENAGRVGITGDTQVSNRFFNRVYGPGERLTNQRAADEADELGLRYDLLDANFFGSIPYAGGERDLTFRVGRQTVNWGQSTVAVVNSLNQAQPINANAFNRLGFGLLEELFVPVGMLRASTEIATGLTVEVFYQYEWDPVEIPTAGSFMSFVDIGTDNQRNGVSAAFGGSADDPDMVGMPLNNPLALITPTSLTIARNPDRDARDQGQYGVSLKFYSDNINNGTEFGFYGMNYHSKLPYVSFYSTDASCARREGNAGGVDARNTLQFLEACPNLPLTTPSASSQLSLDTAALLVQRPGVLTELGLLDGGNPLALLNLLLPRPNLPNSDAVPFDTARLQIEYPEDLQVYGLDFTTTFGNYSFQGEVSYRPNLPLQVALIDLAFASFGPTLTRCHDQALDCGGTGAGLGFDADGNFIVYDDNDFVDGTGNNPYNDTLNLIVGAAPGSARSFPNFIMPYRGVAVGETPPNSYIRGYIPGKVAQYNLGATRVLSGTENWIGADQIILIYELAATHVLNMPDFDELQIEGPLTATTHASAGAEGSGADGSRLACSTNPSCSVGPDGLRFNPFQAPRSAFADAFSWGYRIVGRISYESVLPGISIQPLFILAHDLQGNAPGPAGNFVEGRKTLNFLLETRYEKSFSFTISYNTFSGAGANNTYRDRDNLGFFFKYQF